The Desulfolucanica intricata genome includes a region encoding these proteins:
- a CDS encoding helix-turn-helix domain-containing protein has protein sequence MTHKQQIIISAYREGKSQRAIARETGVDRKTIRKYLQKYEAKRKSIIKWRKN, from the coding sequence TTGACACATAAACAACAAATCATAATATCCGCATATAGGGAAGGTAAATCTCAGCGAGCTATTGCCAGAGAAACAGGTGTAGATAGAAAAACAATTAGAAAGTATCTGCAAAAATATGAAGCTAAAAGGAAGTCAATTATTAAATGGAGGAAAAATTGA